The nucleotide sequence CCCCGGATGATAGCCGTGCAGGCCGCCAGCTGCTGCCCGCTGGTGGAAACCCGCGCCGGCCGCCAGCCCAACTGCCACGCCTACGTGGGCCAGCCCTCCATTGCCAACGGCTTGGCCGTGCCCCGCCCCCTGGGCGAACCACTCATGCTGGATGTGCTGGATGAGTCTCACGGCCTGGCCCTGGCCATCACCGATGAGCAGATGCTAGCCGGCATGCGCGAGCTGAGCCATCTGGAAGGTCTGTTCGTGGCCCCCGAAGGCGGGGCGCTGTGGAGCGCGGCCCTGCACCTGCTGCACACCGGCCAGATTCGGCCGGAGGAGCAGATTCTGTTGCTCAATACCGGTTCGGCCCAGAAGTATCTGGATAACGTGCTGGGCCGGGCCAACGGCTAGCAACCGGCCCGGTGTAGAGACGCAATAGTTGGAGTCTCGTCGTGGCTGATGTTGGGCTGTCTGAGCGAACCTAACGGCGCAGACGACGAGACACGTAGGGTCGCGTCTCTACAACCGGGCAACGAAGCGGTAGAGATGCTTCGGCAAGCTCAGCATGACGTTCTTTTCCCTGACGGTTGCAAAATCTAGCTCCGCAAACCCATCACCCACACGTACACCAGCGTGCCGCCCAGAAACGCCAGAAACAGCGGCCCCTCACCCGGCAGCGCCAGCACATCAAAGCCGATGGCCAGTACGCCCACGGCCGCCAGCCCCCAGCCAAACCACATTGACTGCTGCCGCCGCTTGAGGTGCCACTGCCGCTGCGTGCCCACCAGCGGAAACAGCAGCCCCAGCCCCACAATGCCGGCCGTGGTCAGCGGGCCAACATGGGCGTAATGGCCCGCGCCCAGCAGAGCCAGCGCGCTTAGCAGCAAAGCCAGAAACTGATTGGAATTACGCGTATCGGCCTCGCTGAGGGCAAAGCGGCCGTAGCGGTTGAAGCGCAGCAATGAGTTGAACAGGGGCTCGGCAAACCAGCTCATATACACCAGCACGAGGTACAGCGGCAGCAGCCCCGGCACTACCCGCGAGAGCAGAAACAGCCCAATAAACAGCCCCTGCCGGGTGCCCGGGCTCAGCGTTTGGGTCCAGACCATGAAGCGGTAGAAGCCGTTGTAGAGCCAGAAACGGGCTTTCAGGGCTGATACCAGGCCTTCCCGGGCGTAGTCGGAGGTGGGGTTGAGGCGTAGGGCTTCGCGGAAGTGGCCGGCGGCCTGCTTGGCGCGGCCGCGCTCCAGGGCCACCCAGCCCAGGTCGGCGTGGGTGCCGGCGTCGGTGGGGCTGTGGCGCAGGGCTTCGTCGAGGTCGGCGGATGCTTCGTCGCGGCGGCCGAGGCGGGCCAGGCAGCGCGCCCGCAGGCCCAGGCAATCCACGTGAGTAGGATCAGCCTGCAGCCCGGCTTCGGCGGCGCGCAACGCGGCGTGTAGTTGCCCTTGCTGAAACCGCAGCTGGCCCAGCACGTGCTGGTAGTCGGCATCTTCGGGGTCGAGGGCCAGAGCCTGCTCAATGGCTTCCAGCGCCGCCGGTAGCTCGTGCTGGCGCTGCAGGGTGGCGCTCAGCACGTAGAAGGCAAAGCTGCTTTCGGGGTCGAGGTAGATGGCCTGCTCGGCTTCAGCCTGGGCCTCGGGCAGCTGGGTGAGCTCCATCAACGCCAACGCCAGCAAACAGTGCAAAAAGCTGTTGTCGGGGTCGTCGCGGAGCTGGCGGCGGGCTTCCTGCTCGGCCTCCTGGGGGCGCTTGTGCTGCAACAGTAACTGGACGCGGCTAATCGACTGATAGGAATCCATGGATAGAGGCAAGAGCGGTTAATCGAGATAAGAAAAGGCCAGCAAATAGAGCCAGGTTCCGAGGTTGAAATACAGCATCAGGGCTCGCCAGCTCAGGCCGTACGCGGACTGTAGCGCAACCAGCACCACGGCCAGCAGCAGCAGCCCGGCCGCGCAAAGGTAGCCCACCCGGCGGCCCGGCACGATGCTGAGGGTTTGCTGGCCCACGACCACCGCCGTCAAGCTCAGAACAAGCAGCATCCCGCCCCCGCCTGCGGTGCCCGGTAGCAGCAGGGCCGCCAGGGTAAGGTAGAACGCCAGTATGGCCCCGGCCTCCACGGCCAGCAGCCGGCTGTGGGGAGGCGGCAGAATGTGGCGTGTAGCGGGCCGCAGCAACTGCCAGCTCAGGTGCAGGGTTTTGAAGCTGGCAATCAGCAAAGCGGGCGAGAGAAACAGCAGTACTGCCCCGGCTAGCACCGGTAGCGCATATTGCCGCAGGGTGGCAGCTTCCACATCTTCCAGTGCGGCATAAAGCACCACCAGAAACATCAATACAAAAGGGGCAATCAGGAAAAAACCGGCCCGTTTGTCTTCAACAAACCACGGTTTGGGGGGCTTAGGCTGGGGAGTTAAGCCCGCGCGTGAAATGGCCGTGGATACCACGCCCGCCCGGGCCTCCTGCGAAGTGGGGTCGAGGGCCAGGGCCTGCAGAAAATGCGCTTCGGCCTGCTGAAACTGGGCGTGCTCCAGGTGGCTGAACCCCAGATTGACGTATGTTGGCGCAAACAGAGGTGCCTCGCGCAGCGCCTGCTGGTACTCCGGCTGCCAGTCGGCCTCGCCACCCAGCCTGGACAGGGCCCGCGCCCGGAGGTTGAGGCATTGCACGTGCTGCGGATGCAGCCACAGACCCCGGTCGGCGGCAGCCAGGGCAGCTTCCGTATGGCCTTCGGCGAAAGCCACGGAGCCCTGCAAGAAATGGTAGTCGGGCACGGTGGGCTGCAGCTGCAGGGCCGTGGCAATATGCAGAGCGGCCTGCGGCAGCTGCCCATTCTGCAGGCAGGCGATGCTGAGCACGTAGAAGGCGAAGTCGTTCTGCGCGTCCAGCGCCACGGCCCGCTCGGCGGGCGGGCAGCTTTCGGCCGGCTTGTGCTGGCGAATCAGGCTCAGCCCCAGAAGCGCCTGCAACTGGCTGGATTCCGGAAAACGGGCCAGTTGCCGCCGGGCTTCCGTTTCGGCCAGATCGGGGCGTAGCTGGCGCAGCAAAACCTGAATCCGGCGCGGCTGAGGGGTATCCATGGAACACGTGATAGAGAAAGCAAAAAGGGGCGGCTACTATGCCGCTGCCCGGGCTCGGCGAAAGACCATAAACCCGGCCCAGCTAGTGAGCCCCAGTATTCCCAGCGGCCCATATGGCCAGGTTGCCGGCCAGCTTGCGCACGTAATACTAAGTGCCAGCGCCAGCGCGGCTGCCAGCACCTTTCCCAGGGGCGACTTTTCAGGCAACGGCTGCTCGGAGGCGTGTTTGAAAGCGGCCCAAATGGCCATAGCCACCGTAGTAAGCCCACCCGTGAGGCCTGGCCCCAGGCTGCTTTCCGGGACGCCCAGCCACACCAGCAACCAGAATACGCCCGTGAGCCAGGCCAGCAGCACCAGCGTAAAAGCCGCCACCGGTCCATACCGCCAGAATGTTTGCTGCGCGTACGGAAGGGCTTGGTCGGGGCGGTTGCGCAGGCGCCGTACCTGCGGGTGCAGCCGCCAGTACACGGTCTCAAACCCCATGAAAAGCAGGATTGGGATGCATAGCAGACTCAGCGGAATCAGAATCAGCAGGAAATGCCCCCAGGCCTTCAGCTTGCCTTGCTTGGTGCCTTCCGAGATGAACGTCAGATAATTATCTAGCCACACGGCCGCGCGGCCAATCCAGAGCTGGCGGCGGATTGCCTGACTGGCTCCTTGAAGGGCCGTGGCATCGGTGGGAGCCAGGCGCAACACCTCCTGAAAATGCGCCTGGGCGGCTGCATAGTACTGCCGCCGCATCGCCTCGCGGCCCAGCAGCTGGTGCGCTTTCGGCATAGTAGGATGCGCCGCCACCAGCTGCTGCAGCACCGGCGCCAGGTCTGGCCAGCGCTTCTGTTCGTGCAGCGCATTCGCCAGCGCAATCAGGCAGCCGGCATGGACTGGGTTGTTGGCGAGGCCACGCGCGGCAACTTGCTGCGCTGCGGCTGGCTGGTTTTGGTGTAAGTGAAGCTGAGCCTGCGCCGCCAGGTATTTAGGGTTGAAGGGCTGCAGGCGGAGGGCCTCCCGCAACGCCACGGCCCGAGCAGGCACCTGTCCGGCTTGGTCTTCCACCAGAAACAGCACGTAAAATGCCTCACTGGCGGTTGGGTTCAGGGCCAGCGCCTGCTGAGTTACTTGCCGTGCCTCTTCCAGCCGATTTTGTTGGTACAGCGCAAAGCTGAGCAGGATGTGCGCAAACACATCCTGCGGGTTGCGCGCCAGCTGCTGCCGAACCAGCTGCTCGGCCTGCTCCGGGCGATGTATATCCAGCAGGTTCTGCACCGCGCTATGCCACTGCGCGGCCGGGGTTCCGGGCATCATGGCAAAGCTATTTCTTGATGCCCAAGTAGGTCAGGATGTCGTTGTAAGTGCCGCCTTCGTTGGAGTAGAGGGCGTAGTTTTTGGCCGTGGCAAACCACTCCTTGGTGCTAGGGCGCACCTGCTTGGCGGCGGCCAGTAAGTGGCTCTGCTGCACCGGCCGCACCTGTCCCGCCTTCATCGACTCGCGCAGACAGGCTTCCACGGCCGTGTCCACCACGGCCTGCAGGTCGGCGCCGGAGAGGCCGGCGGTTTGGGCGGCTAGGGCAGGCAGGCGCAGGTCGGCGGCCACGGGCTTGTTGCGCAGCAGCACTTCCAGAATGGCCACGCGGGCGGGCTCGTCGGGCGGGGTCACCAGCACAATCCGGTCGAAGCGGCCGGGGCGGCGGAAGGCGGGGTCGAGCTGCCAGGGGGCGTTGGTGGCGGCCAGGATGAGCACGCCATCGTTGGAGCTGCGGGCGCCGTCCAGCTCCTCCAGAAACTGGTTGATGAGGGTACGGCCGGCGCTCTGGCGCAAGTCGTGGCGGTTGGCGGCCAGGGCATCCACCTCGTCGAAAAACAGCACGCAGGGCGCCTGCATGCGGGCCAGCTCAAACAGCTCGTGCAGCTTCTTCTCGCTCTGGCCCATCCACATGTCCAGAATGTCGTTGATGCCAACGTGGATAAACGAGGCCTGCACCTCGCCGGCCGTGGCGCGGGCCAGGTAGGTTTTGCCGCAGCCGGGCGGGCCGTACAGCAGCAGCCCGCCGCCGGCCGCCTTGCCGTAGGCTTTGTAGAGGTCGGGATGCAGCAGCGGCTGAATCATCTTCATCCCAATTTCCTCCTTCACCGCGTCCATGCCGCCCACATCCTGAAACGTAATTTTCGGCTTCTCCAGGCCCGCAAACAGCACCTTTTCATCCAGGCCCTGGTCCGAAACGTGAGTGGCGTTGTAGTCGGCGGCGGGGCCGCCCCCGGCGGGGCGGGCGGCCGGGCGGAGGCCCAGCTGCTCGTCGAGGTCCTGGTCGCGCAGGCTGCCGTCCAGCTGCAGGGCCTGCTGGTAGGCGGCGCGGGCTTCGTCGGGCGGGCCGCCGGCGCGGGCCAGCACCCGGGCATGCAGCAGGTGGGCGCGGGCGTGGTCGGGGTGGGCGCGCAGCACTTCTTCCAGCACCACCAGCGCGGCCGAGGTTTTCAGCAGGGACGCGTAGGTTTCGGCCAGCCCCAGCTGCAACTCCACGTCATCGGGGGCCTGGCGCAACCCCAGGCGGTAGTGGTCTTCGGCTTCGGCAAAGCGGCCCATCTGGCGCAGCAAACCGGCTACG is from Hymenobacter yonginensis and encodes:
- a CDS encoding tetratricopeptide repeat protein; protein product: MDTPQPRRIQVLLRQLRPDLAETEARRQLARFPESSQLQALLGLSLIRQHKPAESCPPAERAVALDAQNDFAFYVLSIACLQNGQLPQAALHIATALQLQPTVPDYHFLQGSVAFAEGHTEAALAAADRGLWLHPQHVQCLNLRARALSRLGGEADWQPEYQQALREAPLFAPTYVNLGFSHLEHAQFQQAEAHFLQALALDPTSQEARAGVVSTAISRAGLTPQPKPPKPWFVEDKRAGFFLIAPFVLMFLVVLYAALEDVEAATLRQYALPVLAGAVLLFLSPALLIASFKTLHLSWQLLRPATRHILPPPHSRLLAVEAGAILAFYLTLAALLLPGTAGGGGMLLVLSLTAVVVGQQTLSIVPGRRVGYLCAAGLLLLAVVLVALQSAYGLSWRALMLYFNLGTWLYLLAFSYLD
- a CDS encoding tetratricopeptide repeat protein: MMPGTPAAQWHSAVQNLLDIHRPEQAEQLVRQQLARNPQDVFAHILLSFALYQQNRLEEARQVTQQALALNPTASEAFYVLFLVEDQAGQVPARAVALREALRLQPFNPKYLAAQAQLHLHQNQPAAAQQVAARGLANNPVHAGCLIALANALHEQKRWPDLAPVLQQLVAAHPTMPKAHQLLGREAMRRQYYAAAQAHFQEVLRLAPTDATALQGASQAIRRQLWIGRAAVWLDNYLTFISEGTKQGKLKAWGHFLLILIPLSLLCIPILLFMGFETVYWRLHPQVRRLRNRPDQALPYAQQTFWRYGPVAAFTLVLLAWLTGVFWLLVWLGVPESSLGPGLTGGLTTVAMAIWAAFKHASEQPLPEKSPLGKVLAAALALALSITCASWPATWPYGPLGILGLTSWAGFMVFRRARAAA
- a CDS encoding ATP-binding protein → MAALPNPSDLQPLLDALQFSPENVPLRRHVAGLLRQMGRFAEAEDHYRLGLRQAPDDVELQLGLAETYASLLKTSAALVVLEEVLRAHPDHARAHLLHARVLARAGGPPDEARAAYQQALQLDGSLRDQDLDEQLGLRPAARPAGGGPAADYNATHVSDQGLDEKVLFAGLEKPKITFQDVGGMDAVKEEIGMKMIQPLLHPDLYKAYGKAAGGGLLLYGPPGCGKTYLARATAGEVQASFIHVGINDILDMWMGQSEKKLHELFELARMQAPCVLFFDEVDALAANRHDLRQSAGRTLINQFLEELDGARSSNDGVLILAATNAPWQLDPAFRRPGRFDRIVLVTPPDEPARVAILEVLLRNKPVAADLRLPALAAQTAGLSGADLQAVVDTAVEACLRESMKAGQVRPVQQSHLLAAAKQVRPSTKEWFATAKNYALYSNEGGTYNDILTYLGIKK
- a CDS encoding tetratricopeptide repeat protein; this encodes MDSYQSISRVQLLLQHKRPQEAEQEARRQLRDDPDNSFLHCLLALALMELTQLPEAQAEAEQAIYLDPESSFAFYVLSATLQRQHELPAALEAIEQALALDPEDADYQHVLGQLRFQQGQLHAALRAAEAGLQADPTHVDCLGLRARCLARLGRRDEASADLDEALRHSPTDAGTHADLGWVALERGRAKQAAGHFREALRLNPTSDYAREGLVSALKARFWLYNGFYRFMVWTQTLSPGTRQGLFIGLFLLSRVVPGLLPLYLVLVYMSWFAEPLFNSLLRFNRYGRFALSEADTRNSNQFLALLLSALALLGAGHYAHVGPLTTAGIVGLGLLFPLVGTQRQWHLKRRQQSMWFGWGLAAVGVLAIGFDVLALPGEGPLFLAFLGGTLVYVWVMGLRS